The following proteins are encoded in a genomic region of Solea senegalensis isolate Sse05_10M linkage group LG5, IFAPA_SoseM_1, whole genome shotgun sequence:
- the si:ch73-29c22.1 gene encoding kelch-like protein diablo isoform X2 produces the protein MLIKETKGGAARRTSTRPSLHRRRSKSPAKDVQDETMFVVGGWTWDDPSCLVEKFCPEYNEWRAAARMIKNRGAVAVGTLGGKIYTVGGEDNVRCFSSVERYSPDRDSWSTDVAPLNSPRSGVCLVAMDGFLYAIGGHDGITAMNTVERYDPKMNSWSKQVPMLTRRTRAAAAVLDGYLYVIGGNDGDMALNSVERYNPVDGTWSICSHMRSPRENAGCTVYLGHIYVAGGRDELSLELCAAERFDPDTMRWSPVKCMRSKRDNVSLVIFNGALLAVGGSDGVTSLKTIEVYSHQTNTWRHFGSMKSKHPGGKVAVLC, from the exons ATGCTGATCAAAGAGACCAAGGGAGGAGCCGCTCGACGCACGTCAACGCGCCCTTCCCTTCACAGGCGACGCAGCAAATCTCCAGCCAAAGACGTGCAGGATGAAACAATGTTTGTGG TTGGAGGATGGACCTGGGACGACCCGTCTTGCTTGGTGGAAAAGTTCTGTCCTGAGTACAACGAGTGGAGAGCAGCAGCGCGTATGATCAAAAATCGTGGCGCCGTAGCTGTGGGAACTCTGGGTGGAAAGATCTACACAGTGGGAGGAGAAGATAACGTCAGATGTTTCAGCAGCGTGGAGAG GTACAGTCCAGACAGAGACAGCTGGAGCACAGATGTCGCGCCCTTGAACAGCCCCCGCAGTGGAGTGTGTCTGGTGGCAATGGACGGATTCCTGTATGCAATTGGCGGACACGATGGCATTACTGCCATGAACACTGTGGAGAG ATATGATCCGAAGATGAACTCATGGAGCAAACAGGTGCCGATGCTGACCAGACGCACCAGAGCAGCGGCCGCTGTGCTTGACGGTTACTTGTATGTGATTGGAGGGAATGATGGCGACATGGCTCTGAACTCAG TGGAGCGGTACAATCCCGTAGACGGCACCTGGTCGATATGTTCCCACATGCGAAGTCCCAGGGAGAACGCAGGCTGCACCGTGTACCTGGGACACATCTACGTGGCCGGAGGCAGAGATGAGCTCAGTCTGGAGCTCTGTGCAGCTGAGAGGTTTGACCCCGACACCATGAGGTGGTCACCTGTGAAATGTATGAGGAGCAAGAGGGACAAT GTATCCCTTGTCATCTTCAATGGTGCCTTGCTGGCTGTGGGAGGCTCTGATGGTGTCACCAGTCTGAAAACTATAGAAGTCTACAGccatcaaacaaacacatggag aCACTTTGGAAGCATGAAGAGCAAACACCCCGGAGGGAAAGTGGCTGTGCTTTGCTGA
- the si:ch73-29c22.1 gene encoding kelch-like protein diablo isoform X1, producing the protein MGVFNEQEAALVAPASHHMLIKETKGGAARRTSTRPSLHRRRSKSPAKDVQDETMFVVGGWTWDDPSCLVEKFCPEYNEWRAAARMIKNRGAVAVGTLGGKIYTVGGEDNVRCFSSVERYSPDRDSWSTDVAPLNSPRSGVCLVAMDGFLYAIGGHDGITAMNTVERYDPKMNSWSKQVPMLTRRTRAAAAVLDGYLYVIGGNDGDMALNSVERYNPVDGTWSICSHMRSPRENAGCTVYLGHIYVAGGRDELSLELCAAERFDPDTMRWSPVKCMRSKRDNVSLVIFNGALLAVGGSDGVTSLKTIEVYSHQTNTWRHFGSMKSKHPGGKVAVLC; encoded by the exons atggGAGTTTTCAATGAACAAGA GGCGGCCCTTGTGGCACCAGCATCCCACCATATGCTGATCAAAGAGACCAAGGGAGGAGCCGCTCGACGCACGTCAACGCGCCCTTCCCTTCACAGGCGACGCAGCAAATCTCCAGCCAAAGACGTGCAGGATGAAACAATGTTTGTGG TTGGAGGATGGACCTGGGACGACCCGTCTTGCTTGGTGGAAAAGTTCTGTCCTGAGTACAACGAGTGGAGAGCAGCAGCGCGTATGATCAAAAATCGTGGCGCCGTAGCTGTGGGAACTCTGGGTGGAAAGATCTACACAGTGGGAGGAGAAGATAACGTCAGATGTTTCAGCAGCGTGGAGAG GTACAGTCCAGACAGAGACAGCTGGAGCACAGATGTCGCGCCCTTGAACAGCCCCCGCAGTGGAGTGTGTCTGGTGGCAATGGACGGATTCCTGTATGCAATTGGCGGACACGATGGCATTACTGCCATGAACACTGTGGAGAG ATATGATCCGAAGATGAACTCATGGAGCAAACAGGTGCCGATGCTGACCAGACGCACCAGAGCAGCGGCCGCTGTGCTTGACGGTTACTTGTATGTGATTGGAGGGAATGATGGCGACATGGCTCTGAACTCAG TGGAGCGGTACAATCCCGTAGACGGCACCTGGTCGATATGTTCCCACATGCGAAGTCCCAGGGAGAACGCAGGCTGCACCGTGTACCTGGGACACATCTACGTGGCCGGAGGCAGAGATGAGCTCAGTCTGGAGCTCTGTGCAGCTGAGAGGTTTGACCCCGACACCATGAGGTGGTCACCTGTGAAATGTATGAGGAGCAAGAGGGACAAT GTATCCCTTGTCATCTTCAATGGTGCCTTGCTGGCTGTGGGAGGCTCTGATGGTGTCACCAGTCTGAAAACTATAGAAGTCTACAGccatcaaacaaacacatggag aCACTTTGGAAGCATGAAGAGCAAACACCCCGGAGGGAAAGTGGCTGTGCTTTGCTGA